In Streptomyces sp. SN-593, a single genomic region encodes these proteins:
- a CDS encoding P-II family nitrogen regulator, whose translation MKLVTAVIKPYKLDDVKTALQEMGVQGLTVTEASGYGRQRGHTEVYRGAEYRVDLVPKARIEVLVEDAEADAVIDALVAAARTGRIGDGKVWAVPVETTVRVRTGERGPDAL comes from the coding sequence ATGAAGCTGGTCACCGCCGTCATCAAGCCGTACAAGCTGGATGACGTGAAGACGGCGCTGCAGGAGATGGGCGTGCAGGGCCTGACCGTCACCGAGGCGAGCGGCTACGGGCGGCAGCGCGGGCACACCGAGGTGTACCGCGGCGCGGAGTACCGGGTGGACCTGGTGCCGAAGGCGCGGATCGAGGTGCTGGTGGAGGACGCGGAGGCGGACGCGGTGATCGACGCGCTGGTGGCCGCCGCGCGGACCGGGAGGATCGGCGACGGCAAGGTGTGGGCGGTGCCGGTGGAGACCACGGTGCGGGTGCGGACCGGGGAGCGCGGCCCGGACGCCCTGTAG
- the era gene encoding GTPase Era, with translation MSARTPSAGAAGSTGTPPHRSGFACFVGRPNAGKSTLTNALVGQKVAITSNRPQTTRHTVRGIVHRPDAQLVLVDTPGLHKPRTLLGERLNDVVRTTWAEVDVIGFCLPADQKLGPGDTYIARELAGIRKTPKVAIVTKTDLVDGDQLARQLIAIDRLGREIGLEWAEIVPVSAVGGKQVGLLADLLVPLLPEGPQLYAEGDLTDEPEQVMVAELIREAALEGVRDELPHSIAVVVEEMIPREGRPADRPLLDIHANLYIERPSQKGIIIGPKGARLKEVGTRSRQQIEGLLGTPVFLDLHVKVAKDWQRDPKQLRKLGF, from the coding sequence ATGAGCGCTCGTACCCCCTCCGCCGGAGCCGCCGGGTCCACCGGGACCCCCCCGCACCGGTCCGGCTTCGCCTGCTTCGTCGGCCGCCCCAACGCCGGCAAGTCCACCCTCACGAACGCTCTGGTCGGCCAGAAGGTGGCCATCACCTCCAACCGGCCGCAGACCACGCGGCACACCGTCCGCGGGATCGTGCACCGGCCCGACGCGCAGCTCGTCCTCGTGGACACCCCCGGGCTGCACAAGCCCCGCACGCTGCTCGGCGAGCGGCTCAACGACGTGGTGCGCACCACCTGGGCCGAGGTGGACGTGATCGGCTTCTGCCTGCCGGCCGACCAGAAGCTCGGGCCGGGCGACACCTACATCGCACGCGAGCTGGCCGGGATCAGGAAGACGCCGAAGGTCGCGATCGTCACCAAGACCGACCTGGTCGACGGCGACCAGCTTGCGCGGCAGCTCATCGCCATCGACCGGCTGGGGCGGGAGATCGGGCTGGAGTGGGCCGAGATCGTGCCGGTGTCGGCGGTCGGCGGCAAGCAGGTGGGGCTCCTCGCCGACCTGCTCGTCCCGCTGCTGCCGGAGGGCCCGCAGCTCTACGCCGAGGGCGACCTCACCGACGAGCCGGAGCAGGTGATGGTGGCCGAGCTGATCCGCGAGGCGGCGCTCGAAGGGGTGCGGGACGAACTGCCGCACTCCATCGCGGTGGTGGTCGAGGAGATGATTCCGCGCGAGGGGCGGCCCGCGGACCGGCCGCTGCTCGACATCCACGCGAACCTCTACATCGAGCGGCCCAGCCAGAAGGGCATCATCATCGGTCCGAAGGGCGCGCGGCTGAAGGAGGTCGGGACGAGGTCCCGGCAGCAGATCGAGGGGCTGCTCGGCACGCCGGTCTTCCTCGACCTGCACGTGAAGGTGGCGAAGGACTGGCAGCGGGACCCCAAGCAGTTGCGCAAGCTGGGTTTCTAG
- a CDS encoding ammonium transporter, which translates to MTPGLALFYGGMVRSKSVLNMLMMSFVSIALVTLVWLVAGYTLAFGPDAGGLGLIGGLDHLGMHGVGPADVVGHVPAPLFAAFELSFAIITAALISGAVADRARFGAWVVFVPVWTLAVYVPVAHWVFGAGGWVVADLHALDFAGGTVVEVCSGASGLALALVLGPRLGFRKDAMRPHNLPLVVLGAGLLWFGWFGFNAGSALGANGLAASAFLNTQAAGCAGLLGWLVVERRRDGHATTLGAASGSVAGLVAITPACGSVDLLGAAVVGLAAGVLCSYAVSWKFRWGVDDSLDVVGVHLMGGIAGTLLIGLLATSAMTGGPRGLLYGGGLGQLGRQAVAVAAVGAYAFAVTYGLGRAIERLIGFRASEEEERTGLDLTVHAETAYDHGVLTHGMAGGAPFPAGAGHLVPAAKDRSPRA; encoded by the coding sequence ATGACGCCCGGCCTCGCGCTCTTCTACGGCGGGATGGTCCGCAGCAAGAGCGTGCTCAACATGCTGATGATGAGCTTCGTGTCGATCGCGCTGGTCACCCTGGTGTGGCTGGTGGCCGGCTACACCCTGGCGTTCGGCCCGGACGCCGGCGGCCTGGGGCTGATCGGCGGCCTGGACCACCTCGGCATGCACGGCGTCGGACCGGCCGACGTCGTCGGCCACGTGCCGGCGCCGCTGTTCGCCGCGTTCGAGCTGTCGTTCGCGATCATCACCGCCGCGCTGATCAGCGGCGCGGTCGCGGACCGGGCCCGGTTCGGCGCGTGGGTGGTGTTCGTGCCGGTGTGGACGCTGGCCGTATACGTCCCCGTCGCGCACTGGGTGTTCGGCGCCGGCGGCTGGGTGGTGGCCGACCTGCACGCGCTGGACTTCGCCGGCGGCACCGTGGTCGAGGTCTGCTCCGGCGCCTCCGGGCTGGCGCTGGCACTGGTGCTCGGGCCGCGGCTGGGCTTCCGCAAGGACGCGATGCGCCCGCACAACCTGCCGCTGGTGGTGCTGGGCGCCGGGCTGCTGTGGTTCGGCTGGTTCGGCTTCAACGCCGGTTCCGCGCTGGGCGCGAACGGCCTGGCCGCGTCCGCGTTCCTCAACACCCAGGCCGCCGGCTGCGCCGGGCTGCTGGGATGGCTGGTGGTGGAGCGGCGCCGGGACGGCCACGCCACCACACTGGGCGCCGCGTCCGGCTCGGTGGCCGGCCTGGTCGCGATCACCCCGGCCTGCGGCAGCGTGGACCTGCTCGGCGCGGCCGTGGTGGGCCTGGCCGCCGGGGTGCTGTGCTCGTACGCGGTGAGCTGGAAGTTCCGCTGGGGCGTGGACGACTCGCTGGACGTGGTGGGCGTGCACCTGATGGGCGGCATCGCCGGCACCCTGCTGATCGGCCTGCTCGCGACCTCCGCCATGACCGGCGGCCCGCGCGGCCTGCTCTACGGCGGCGGCCTCGGCCAACTCGGTCGGCAGGCGGTGGCGGTGGCCGCGGTCGGGGCGTACGCGTTCGCGGTGACGTACGGCCTCGGGCGGGCGATCGAGCGGCTGATCGGCTTCCGGGCCAGCGAGGAGGAGGAGCGCACCGGCCTGGACCTGACCGTGCACGCCGAGACCGCCTACGATCACGGCGTACTCACCCACGGCATGGCGGGCGGGGCACCGTTCCCGGCGGGCGCCGGGCACCTCGTTCCGGCCGCGAAGGACAGGAGCCCACGGGCATGA